The Candidatus Methylomirabilis sp. region ATCCTTTCTTTACACCCTTTGGTACTATTGTAGACGTTGGAATCTGAAGGGAGCGTGCCGGAGTACACCCGGAAAAGAGTGATCTTGCCAGCGTAGGGATCGACGAGCGTCTTAAACACCAGAGCAGACAATGGAGCGTCCTCTCTGCTCTCTCTCTCAAGCCGCTCCCCGCTCCTTAGATCGATCCCCGTGCGGGCTTCACGATCTATCGGAGATGGAAAGACCTCCGCCAGGACATCAAGTAAGGGATGCACGCCGATATTCTTGAGGGCCGAACCACAAAGGACCGGAACAAGCTTTCCCTCAATAACCGCTCGCCGCAGCCCGACCTTCAATTCCTCATTCGAGAGTATTCCGGTTTCCAGATACTTCTCCAGCAGTCTATCGTCGCTGTCCGCAACCACCTCCATCAGCGCCGCCTGCAACTGCTCTGCCTTCGGCCTCAGGTCCGGTGGAATCTCTCTCTCGGAGAACTTTCCCATCCTCTCGTCCTGATAGATCAGCGCTTTCATCCGCAACAGATCGACTACACCCACAAAGGAAGCTTGTGCTCCTATTGGAAGTTGAACGGGTGTCGCCACCGGGCAGAGGTGCTTGCGAATGTCTTCCAAGGTTCGGAAAAAGTCGGCCTGCTCCTGATCCATCTTGTTGATATAAATCATTCTGGCAAGGCCTTCTGCTTCAGCGTACGTCCACACCTTCTCTGTCTGCACCTTGACGCCAGAGACGGCGCTCACCACCACAACCGCGCCATCAAGGACTCTCATGCAGTTCCGGGTATCAGTCAGGAAGATGGACGCTCCAGGGGTATCAATCAGGTTAAGCTTATACCCTTTCCACTCACAGAAGGCGAAGGCTGAGCTGACGCTCATCTTCCGCTTGACCTCGTCCTCGTCAAAGTCGGTGACGGTCGTCCCATCTTCGACCTTCCCGAGACGAGAAGTGGCACCGGCGTCGAAAAGCATCGCCTCGGTCAGCGTCGTCTTGCCCGCGCCTCCGTGGGCCACAATCGCTATGTTGCGAATCCTGGTAATCTCTACCCCGCTCATCGCCATCACCCCATATATCGCATGGCCTGCTCAACCGCGTCGAGGTTCCTTTTCGTACCACAGCGGCCGTCCCGTTGTAAAGGGGAAACCATTTCTCCGTAAAAGCAACGATGCCCTTCCCGATTCAATCGGGAAGGGCATCTTGTGCTCAAGTTCGCTCATTATTCTCAGGGACTGACCGCCCTTTCGGCACCAGGTGAATGGGCGGGCAAGGATTCGGCCGGCTTCAGTTTCGGTGCTTTCCCCTTCTCCACACGCCTGCTACGACGTTTAGCAGGCGTTGCCGGAGGCTCGGTATCGGCACCGATCTCTACCAACTCCATGGCCGCAAGCGGGGCGCCGTCCCCCATCCTGTACTCCAGCTTTGTCATCCTCGTATAGCCCCCGTTTCGATCCTTAAAGCGGCTACCGATTGAGTCAAACAGCTTTTTTAAGACGTCCTCGTCCAGGACAACCTCGGCTGCCTGTCGGCGCGCATGTAAATCTCCGCGCTTGGCTAGCGTGACCACCTTGTCTGCCAGCTTACGCAGCTCTTTGGCCTTCGCCTCAGTTGTGACGATCTTCTCGTAATGAAAGAGCGATGTCAGCAGATTACGGAGCAGCATCTCTCGATGAGCCGTAGTTCGACCAAGCTTTCTCCCAGCTTTCCTGTGTCGCATTGCAGGCACTCCTGCCTGACCGTACGAAACCCGGCCAGGCTCAGGCCCCTATTCAGGCCTTCGAGGTCTTGTCGCCCCGTTTCCCAACG contains the following coding sequences:
- the rplQ gene encoding 50S ribosomal protein L17, with protein sequence MRHRKAGRKLGRTTAHREMLLRNLLTSLFHYEKIVTTEAKAKELRKLADKVVTLAKRGDLHARRQAAEVVLDEDVLKKLFDSIGSRFKDRNGGYTRMTKLEYRMGDGAPLAAMELVEIGADTEPPATPAKRRSRRVEKGKAPKLKPAESLPAHSPGAERAVSP
- the fusA gene encoding elongation factor G, yielding MSGVEITRIRNIAIVAHGGAGKTTLTEAMLFDAGATSRLGKVEDGTTVTDFDEDEVKRKMSVSSAFAFCEWKGYKLNLIDTPGASIFLTDTRNCMRVLDGAVVVVSAVSGVKVQTEKVWTYAEAEGLARMIYINKMDQEQADFFRTLEDIRKHLCPVATPVQLPIGAQASFVGVVDLLRMKALIYQDERMGKFSEREIPPDLRPKAEQLQAALMEVVADSDDRLLEKYLETGILSNEELKVGLRRAVIEGKLVPVLCGSALKNIGVHPLLDVLAEVFPSPIDREARTGIDLRSGERLERESREDAPLSALVFKTLVDPYAGKITLFRVYSGTLPSDSNVYNSTKGCKERIGQVVLLRGKNQVPVPVIGAGDLGAVVKLKETATGDTLCDERSPICLEPVGIPHPIIEYAIAPKTRGDEEKMSVGLHRLREEDPSLQIRRDPQTKETILAGMGKAHVEFAVDRLKRKFGLDVQMKTPRVPYKETIHGRTEVQGKHKKQTGGHGQYGDCWIKLEPLPRGGGYEFVNQIVGGVIPKQYVPAVEKGIVEAMGEGSLAGYPVVDVRVTLYDGSYHPVDSSEMAFKIAGSLAFKKGILQANPTLLEPIMTVEVIVPDECVGDVIGDLNSKRGRVMGVEAKGKAQTIKVQVPLAEILEYATQLKAVTGDRGDYTVEFSHYDEVPQHLRERVIAELKKAKGE